In the Clostridium beijerinckii genome, one interval contains:
- a CDS encoding RNA 2'-phosphotransferase, with amino-acid sequence MISNEDMRISKFISLILRHKPEEIGLTLDEYGYISTSDLIKGLNKKGYKVTISDIERIVAEDGKQRYSFNNDKTKIKANQGHSIKVNLELQAIKPPKVLYHGTATRFMDSICREGIKKQNRQYVHLSADIETATKVGKRHGELVIFKINSEQMNKDGYKFFLSENKVWLTDYVPVKYFDIFRTN; translated from the coding sequence ATGATAAGTAATGAAGACATGAGAATTAGTAAATTTATAAGCCTTATACTCAGGCATAAACCGGAAGAAATTGGATTAACTTTAGATGAATATGGATATATTAGTACTTCTGATTTAATCAAAGGATTAAATAAAAAAGGATATAAGGTGACAATTTCAGATATTGAAAGAATTGTAGCTGAAGATGGTAAACAAAGATATTCATTTAATAATGATAAAACTAAAATTAAAGCGAATCAAGGCCATTCAATAAAAGTTAATCTTGAATTGCAAGCTATTAAGCCGCCTAAAGTATTATATCATGGAACTGCAACTAGGTTTATGGATAGCATATGCAGAGAAGGTATCAAAAAACAGAATAGACAATACGTTCACTTATCAGCTGATATAGAAACAGCCACAAAAGTAGGTAAAAGACATGGAGAATTAGTTATATTTAAAATTAACAGTGAGCAGATGAATAAAGATGGATATAAATTCTTCCTATCTGAAAACAAAGTGTGGTTAACTGATTATGTTCCAGTAAAATATTTTGATATTTTTAGAACTAATTAG
- a CDS encoding PsbP-related protein: MVKLKKLIAGSLIAVSVLAITPISASAEWKNDSTGWWYTEGGSYSTGWKKIEGKWYYFYASGYMAKNTVIDGYILSNNGDWTGLETKSDKISVSYPSNWTKTTLKGDDIYYLDNQGTNVNLVIDGMEGYSEEVYFNSAETYIKNRSDINNLQIKERKFNNNNALTLNYFHNINGMDVQVEQVMICNSNKAYLFTLMQRGKISDENMTSFESMLNTIKFAY, encoded by the coding sequence ATGGTAAAATTAAAAAAATTAATAGCAGGATCACTAATAGCGGTTTCAGTATTAGCGATAACTCCGATAAGTGCAAGTGCAGAATGGAAGAATGATAGCACTGGATGGTGGTACACAGAAGGTGGTTCGTATTCTACAGGATGGAAAAAGATAGAAGGAAAATGGTATTATTTTTATGCTAGTGGTTATATGGCTAAAAACACAGTTATTGATGGATATATTTTAAGCAATAATGGAGATTGGACAGGCCTAGAAACTAAATCTGATAAGATTTCAGTTTCATATCCTTCAAATTGGACTAAAACGACTTTAAAAGGAGATGATATTTACTATCTAGACAATCAAGGAACTAATGTGAATTTGGTTATAGATGGCATGGAGGGATATTCAGAAGAGGTTTATTTTAATTCAGCAGAAACTTATATAAAAAATCGCTCAGATATAAATAATTTACAAATTAAAGAGCGTAAATTTAATAATAATAATGCGTTAACTCTAAACTATTTTCATAATATTAATGGAATGGATGTGCAAGTAGAACAAGTAATGATTTGTAATAGTAACAAAGCATATTTATTTACACTTATGCAACGTGGAAAAATATCAGATGAAAATATGACATCTTTTGAAAGTATGTTAAATACAATAAAATTTGCATATTAA